AGGGCCGCGGCGGCGCCCTCGCGGGCGACGTATGCGTCGGCCAGGCGAGTGCGAACCGCTTGAAAGGAGCCAATAGGCCGGCCGAACTGCACTCGGCTGCGGGCATGGTCGACGGCCAGGTCAATCATCTGGCCGACTGCACCGATGATCTGATATCCCAGTGCCAGCCGGCCTGCCGTCGCCACCGCATCCCAGGCCGCAACGGCCTGCTCGCCCGCCAGGATCACGTCGGCCAGCACCTCGACGCCGGTGACTTCGGTCATCGCCAATGCCGGATCAAGACCATCGATCCGCCGGGTCGAGACCCCCGAGGAGTCCTGCAGGCCAATCCAGGCCAGCTCACCGCCGATCGCGACCGGCGCCAGATATCTCGGGGCCGGCTGCGCCCCGATGACCAGGCCACGCACCGCCAGCAGCTCGCCGTCGGCCGCGCCGACAAGATCGGCACCGATGCCCGGCAGCACGACATTGCATCCTGTCGTCGCCCTAGGCAGGTATTCGGCCAGCGGTCGCAGCAGGACATCCTGCAGCGACGTCGACATCGATCCGGTTCGACCGAGCGCGGTGAACAGCGCCGACACCGCATCTCGGGGCGCCTCGGCGAGCAGGGCGGCGAACCCGAACGCATCGAGTGCCTGCGCAAGCTCGGCTCCGTCGAGTTCCTCCGCCAGTCCGCGGATCGTCGTCGCCAGCAGTGCCCGCTCGGCGGCGTCGATGGTTTGGGCCTCAGTCACGCGCTTCTCGGCAATCCGAGCAGCCGGGAAGCCACGATGTCTTTCTGAATTTCACTGGTGCCCCCGTAGATGGTGGCGGCGCGCGAGTAGGCCCATTCGCGGCGCCATGCCCGGCTGCGCGCGGTGTCATCGATTTCCATGCCGCCGCGCAGTAGCTCGCGCGCCGCGTCGAATACGGCCTGATCGGCGGCGGCGATCATGATCTTGTCCACCGAGGCTTCCGGTCCGGGCAGATCACCCGCAGCGATGCGGTCCTGCGTGTTCTTTGAGGTGGCGCGGAAGGCCCACAACAGTTGATAGGCCTCGCCGAGCGCCGACGCGGACGCTCCATCGCGTGCGGTGTCGAGGAGCAGACGGAGATGGTGGGCGAGCCAGGCACCGCGCTGCCAGAAGATCGGGCCGCGTTCACAGGACAAGATGAACTGTGCGACCCGCCAGCCGGCGTCGAGCTCACCGAGCAGGCGCTGCGCGGGGACCTCAACGTCGACGAACGACGTCGAGCAGAATTCGTCGACACCGGCCATCGTCTCGAGTGGACTCGCGGTCACCCCCGGCGTGTCCATGTCCACCAGAAATGCGCTGATACCCCGCGATCCGGGTCCGCCCGTGCGGGCCAACACGATGCATCGGGTGGCGTGGTGCGCCCAGCTGGTCCATAATTTCTCGCCATTGATCAGCCAGCCGTCGGGGCGCGGGCGCGCGGTCGTCCGCATCGATCCCAGGTCGCTGCCGGCGTCGGGCTCGGAGAATCCCTGACACCAGAACTCTTCGCCGCGTAACAGTCGCGGGAAGATCTCCTCGACCAGTTCGGGCCGGCCGAACTCGGCCACCGCCGGCCCGAGCACTTCGTGCATCGACCAGGATGTGGTGTGCACCAGTGCTCGGCTGGTGAGCTCCTCGCCGAGGACGGCGCGCAGGATCGGCGAGCCCCCCAGGCCACCGAGCCGGGTCGGCCATCCCCAGCGCATCCACCCGGCGTCGAAAAGTAGCCGCTGCACTCGACGTTGGTGGTTCAGCTGGGCGTCAACACTTCGGTCCTCGATCGCGGGGACCAGCGGCTCTCCTACCTCGTCGATCCAGGCTCGCACCCCGGCGCGAAATTCGCGCACCTCCACTACCGCTCTCCGTTCTCAGGACTCGATGAACCCAGAGGCGACATAGGCCTGACGGATCGGCTGCTTCAGGTCGTCGGGGAACGCAGTTTGCGGCGGCCGGGCGGGGTGGTCGCCGACGGGGAGTCCGAGCAACGAGGCGCCGAATTTGAACCCGGCTCCCCAGTGCGTGAACATTCCGGGGCGGGCGGGATGGGATTGATAGCGGCGGCTCGCCTCGCGCATGGCGGTCAAACCGGTCTCGGCCGCGAAGGTGTCGGCGCGCTCGAAATCGCCTTGCACCAGCAGCGCTCGCCACTCGCTGAACAGCAGCGCGCCCGGCTTTTCGTAGAGGTAGAGCGCCGAGCCCAGCGCTCCCGGGTGGGGTATCCCCAACCGGATCCCGGCCTCGTCGGCCGCTTCCCACAACACCATTTCCGGGGCCAGCTTGTGAATCGCGAGGCTGTGCTCCGCGTCGAGCAGCCCGTTCTTCAGTCCGCACAGTGCCGGGATCTCACGGTAGAGCTCGACGCATTCCTCGGGGGTGAGGACCAGCCCGGTCGAGTGGGAGTTGAAGAAGCCCAGCGGCATGTCGGTGCGGTCGGCGACGTAGCGCAGGTATTCCAGCACACCGGGCTTGCCGGAGCATTCGAAATAGGGCGTCAGGATGTAGCAGATGTCGGCGCCCAGCTCTTGGGCGTTCAGCGTGAGCTCGACGGCCTGCTTGGCGGTGTCGGTGCTCGACATCACCTGCACCAGCGCGTGGGGTTTGACCCGGCGGGCCTCCTCGATGGCGACGCGGACTA
This genomic interval from Mycobacterium sp. SMC-2 contains the following:
- a CDS encoding dihydrodipicolinate synthase family protein; the protein is MVTGVTGKEAKDWASEHLWGNCSSLYTPFCGLDGDEIDYAALRALVRHCLVELDQDGIWLTGGIAEFWSLTTDELKEVVRVAIEEARRVKPHALVQVMSSTDTAKQAVELTLNAQELGADICYILTPYFECSGKPGVLEYLRYVADRTDMPLGFFNSHSTGLVLTPEECVELYREIPALCGLKNGLLDAEHSLAIHKLAPEMVLWEAADEAGIRLGIPHPGALGSALYLYEKPGALLFSEWRALLVQGDFERADTFAAETGLTAMREASRRYQSHPARPGMFTHWGAGFKFGASLLGLPVGDHPARPPQTAFPDDLKQPIRQAYVASGFIES
- a CDS encoding acyl-CoA dehydrogenase family protein; the protein is MEVREFRAGVRAWIDEVGEPLVPAIEDRSVDAQLNHQRRVQRLLFDAGWMRWGWPTRLGGLGGSPILRAVLGEELTSRALVHTTSWSMHEVLGPAVAEFGRPELVEEIFPRLLRGEEFWCQGFSEPDAGSDLGSMRTTARPRPDGWLINGEKLWTSWAHHATRCIVLARTGGPGSRGISAFLVDMDTPGVTASPLETMAGVDEFCSTSFVDVEVPAQRLLGELDAGWRVAQFILSCERGPIFWQRGAWLAHHLRLLLDTARDGASASALGEAYQLLWAFRATSKNTQDRIAAGDLPGPEASVDKIMIAAADQAVFDAARELLRGGMEIDDTARSRAWRREWAYSRAATIYGGTSEIQKDIVASRLLGLPRSA
- a CDS encoding acyl-CoA dehydrogenase family protein; amino-acid sequence: MTEAQTIDAAERALLATTIRGLAEELDGAELAQALDAFGFAALLAEAPRDAVSALFTALGRTGSMSTSLQDVLLRPLAEYLPRATTGCNVVLPGIGADLVGAADGELLAVRGLVIGAQPAPRYLAPVAIGGELAWIGLQDSSGVSTRRIDGLDPALAMTEVTGVEVLADVILAGEQAVAAWDAVATAGRLALGYQIIGAVGQMIDLAVDHARSRVQFGRPIGSFQAVRTRLADAYVAREGAAAALAAAWDADDAVLAGLLAKSLAGRAARIAATQCQQVLAGIGFTAEHPFHRFLARALVLDSVLGSASELPTVIGAHLISVGAIPRLVDL